Proteins encoded within one genomic window of Chrysemys picta bellii isolate R12L10 chromosome 6, ASM1138683v2, whole genome shotgun sequence:
- the LOC135984304 gene encoding uncharacterized protein LOC135984304, protein MESQDRKRAPAWTEREVRDLLAIWGDEAVIAELRSSKRNGKVLEKISKAMKDRGHNRDTQQCRVKIKELRQAYHKAREANGRSGAEPQTCRYYAELHAILGGAATTTPTVCYDSLTGETHREDGSGNEEDEDGGTVGSSQQQGSGETGFPNSQDMFVTLDLEPVTPELTQDPQGTQETSAANVSPSQRLVNIRKRKCRTRDDMFTELQMSSHADRAQQNAWRQSMSEVRKAQYEREERWRAESRDEQSKWRAEDDRWRQLADRQQESMLRLLEHQTDMLERMVELQERQQEQRPPLQPLCNQQPSSPSSIASSPRRPRTRWGGLRPPSHSTPDDRPSIRRLAFNKS, encoded by the exons atggagtcccaggatcgcaaaagagctccagcatggaccgaacgggaggtacgagatctgctcgccatatggggagatgaagcagtgatagctgaactccgtagcagtaaaagaaatggaaaagtattagaaaagatctccaaggccatgaaggaccgaggccataacagggacacacagcagtgccgcgtgaaaattaaggagctacggcaagcttaccacaaagccagagaagcaaacggaaggtccggggcagagccgcaaacttgccgctactacgcggagctgcatgcgatcctagggggtgcagccaccactaccccaaccgtgtgctatgactctctcactggagaaacacacagggaagacggttcggggaatgaggaagatgaggatggaggtactgtaggtagctcacagcagcaaggaagcggagaaaccggtttccccaacagccaggatatgtttgtgaccctggacctggaaccagtaacccccgaactcacccaagaccctcagggcacacaggagacctctg ctgcaaatgtttctccttcgcagaggctcgtgaacattagaaagagaaaatgtaggacgagggacgatatgttcacggagctgcagatgtcctcccacgctgatagagcacagcagaatgcatggaggcagtcaatgtcggaggtgagaaaagcccaatatgaacgagaggagaggtggcgggctgaatcgcgggatgaacagagcaagtggcgggctgaagacgataggtggcgtcagcttgcagacagacagcaagagtcaatgctccgtctgctggagcatcaaactgatatgctcgagcgtatggttgagttgcaggaaaggcagcaggagcagagaccgccgctacagcccctgtgtaaccaacagccctcctccccaagttccatagcctcctcaccaagacgcccaagaacacggtgggggggcctccggccacccagtcactccaccccagatgatcgcccaagcatcagaaggctggccttcaataagagttaa